The candidate division WOR-3 bacterium sequence CTCGCCCTTGCTTATATTCAGTGTGATTCTTTGCAAAGGTCGTATGAGCATTTTTTGAAACTGTTGGAGCTAAATACACCGCTAAAAGATAGTATGGAATTGAAACTCTTGCTTACGAAATCATTAAAGATGGAACCTTTTTCTTCGAGTCCTATTCCTATGGGTCGGATGAATCAATTCAAGGGTTGTTTTGGACCGGATAATGAAATGCTCGCGGTCGCAGCAGCCAAAAAGGATATCGCCGATATTTATCTGATTAAACTGGATGGGACGATTGTGAAAAAATTGACTTTTAGGGGGATGAATACCGACCCCGCATTCTCACCACTGGGCGATAAGATAGCCTATGTCTCGAATATTGATGGTGATGAAGAGATATATCTTTATGATATAAATAAGGATTCAACGCTGAAAATCACCGATAACGATTATACTGATTTTGCCCCTGCCTTTTCACCTGATGGTCGGGAACTTGTCTATGTCTCGAATCGCGATGGCAACTGGGAAATATATAAAGTAAACCTGCTACAACGCCTCGCATTTCGTCTCACCAAAAATAAATTCTGGGATGGTTTTCCTTCTTTCACCCCTGATGGTAAATTCATTGTTTTTTCTTCAAAACGGAACGGAAGCGAAGATATATATATCATGAAACCGGATGGATCCGGTGAGCGTTTGTTATATTACACGAAATACGATGAAACCGATCCTCATCTGGCCGGGAATTATTTGTTCTTCCGGTCGAACATGGATGGAGAGTTTGAAATCTATATGTTTGATGTGAAAAAAGAGATGCTGGTGCGTCTGACCTATAACCAAGTTCCGGACTGGAATCCCAGGGTGAGCAGCGATGGCAAAAGGATTGTATTATCAAGAAAAGTCAAGGATTTATGGAATCTCTACTTTATAAATTTAGAAGCACCAATTTCAGCAGAGGTGATTGCCTCAAAAATCAGGAATGTTCTGGGTCTTGAGGAACAGATCTCTTCGCCCTGAGGAGTAAGATAATCCCGACAACGACCCCGATTACAGAGATAACCTGATTGATCAAAAAATTACCGAGATTTTCGTAATACCTGATAAAATCAATCCCGAAGCGAAAACCGCCATAAAAAATTAAAAAGTAAGCGAAGACTTCGCCACGCAGATGCGGGCGCCGGAGCAGGCGCTGGAGAAAGAAAAAAAGAAAAAGACCGAAGAGAGAGGAGTATAACTGGGTGGGATGGATTGGACAGTCAAACCCGGCACGGTAGGCAAATGAGCCACGGGGAAAGTGAACGCCCCAAGGCAGGTGGGTAGGAAGACCGAAGCAACAGCCGTTAAGAAAACAGCCGATACGGGTGAAGAATTCGCCCAGGGCAATCGAGGGGCTTACCATATCACTGAGCAAGAGGACCGGAAGGTTTTGCTTTTTTATATACAGGAAACCAGCTATAAAAGCACCGATAAACCCTCCGAAAAACATCATCCCGCCATTCCAGATTGCAAAGATACTTGTTACATCTTGGAACTCGGTGGGGTGAAATACTACATAAAGAATACGACCACCAATGATCACCCCAACCATCAACCAAAATGCGAGATTCTCAATGAGCACCGGTGGGATATTGTGTTTTTTTGCTTCCCTTTTGACGAGAAATAGCGCGACGAGAAAGGATATCACCAGCATCGTCCCATAGCTGGGGATGCCCAAGCCGTCCACCTTTATAAGTAGGGGTCTCATTTATTCTCTTTTTTTGCTTCTTCAATTATCTTCTGACTTATCTCCTTGGGGACCTCTTCATAATGATGGAACTTCATCGTAAAATATCCCCGACCTTGGGTCATTGAACGGAGGCTCGTGGAGTATTTATACATCTCAGCTTCAGGAACCATTGCCTTCACCACCTGGATTTTCCCAATTGCCTCCATACCCATTATCTTACCCCTGCGGCTGTTGATGTCACCAATCACATCGCCCATGAATTCCTCGGGCACATAAACTTCTACCTCCATTATTGGTTCCAGGAGGACCACATTTCCTTTCTCCGCATTCGCCCTGATCGCCATTGCCGCGGCAATCTGGAAGGCAATATCTGAAGAATCCACTGGATGGTATGAACCATCATAGACCGTCACTTTAACATCGGTTATGGGATAACCAGCAAGATATCCCTTTTCCAAGGCTTCCCGCACGCCTTTTTCGACCGATGGGATATATCGGGCGGGTATGGCACCTCCAAAGATCTCTTCTGCAAACTGGACTCCTGAACCCCGGGGCAAAGGTTCAACCCGGAGCCAGCAATCCCCATACTGTCCATGGCCGCCGGTCTGTTTTTTATACTTACCCTGGGCTTCGGTTTTTCTGGTGAAGGTCTCGCGGTATTTTATCTTGGTTTTGGTCAGTTCCACGTTCACCCCGTATTTACGCTGGAGGCGTGCCAAAATCACATCGAGATGTAATTCACCAATCCCGGAGATGATTAATTGTTTAATTTCATGATCATAAGCAAAACTGAAGGTAGGATCTTCAGCCCGCAGTTTTGCTAATCCATTGGATATTTTTTCTTCATCGCCCTTAGCCTTGGGTACAATCGCCATGGAGATGGAAGGAGCAGGAAACTCAATCGGCGGTAATTTAATATTGGTCTTGGCAAGCGTGTCGCCAGTATGGGTGTTTTTCAACTTCACAAGACCCGCGATCATTCCTGCGGTAAGAAGATTGGTTTCTTTTTTTTCTTTGCCTTTGATGAAATATATCTGGGAGATTTTTTCTTCGGTATTCTGGGTGGTGTTATTAACGGCATCACCCATACTCAATTTACCACTCAGCACTTTGATATAACACAGTTCACCTAAATGGGGTTCCACAATCGTTTTAAAGACATAGCCGACAAAGGGTTCATTTTCGTTCCTTTTAATCACATTACCATCTACTACAATCTCAGGAAGTTCTTCATAAGAAGGTAGAAATTCCTGAATCATATTGAGAAAATCTTCCAGCCCGATCAATTCCAATCCTTCACCACAAAAACAGGGTGCAGCCTTATTTTCAATAATTGCCTTCTTTACTGCCGGAATGCATTCAGGGATACTCAAAGATCCGGTTTCCAAGTATTTGTTCATTAGGTTATCATCGCTATCCGCTGCTACCTCAATGAATAATTCCTGATACTTGGTTATTATTTCTTTCAGGTCGGGTGGGATTGCCTCGGCAGTGGTCTTACCCTCTTTGGTGATATATGCCTTTTCGGTGATGATGTTTGCTACCCCTACGAACTTTTCGGCAACCCCCACCGGCAGATTGAAGGGGATGATTTTTCGTTTTGATAATTCCTGCAGACCATTCAAAATATTATAAAAATCGGTATTTTCTTTTTTTAATTTATTCACAAAAAAGACGATGGGCAAATTTTTCTTCGTCGCCTCATGCAAAATTCTTTCCGTTCCCACGGCAATACCGGTAGTGGCATCGACAACAATGACGCAGATATCCACTGCATAAAGGCCGCTCAACATCTCGCCGATAAAATCAGCATAGCCGGGCGTGTCGATGATATTGAGAGTCGTTCCGTTATAGTCAAAAGTAGCCAGTCCCAATGACAGACTGCAACCCCGTTTCTGTTCATCAGGATCAACATCAAACATGCTCGTGCCGTCGCTCACCTTGCCCAAACGGGTATTGGCACCGCAAATAAACGCAATTCCATCGGCCAGGGTTGTCTTGCCACAGCCGGCATGTCCAAAGAAACCAATATTCTTTAACCCTTTCTGTCCCATAAAAATACCTCCTTAATATAAAATCAATGAAAGTCAGGCTATTGATTATATCATATTTTTACCTAAAGTCAAGTTTTATGATTTTTTAACGCATGATAACTAATTTATTCATTGTTTTTTGACTTTGGTTTCTAATTTCCATGAAATATGTACCTGGTACAAGATCTGAGATTGGGATTGATAACAAATCATTTTTTCTTCAAATTTTTTGCTTTAACGCACCTTCCACATACATCGTAGATTTTGATTTCAACCGTCCCCTTACTTTTTGAAGTCTGCAGGTAAATTTTGTCCGATGTCGGATTGGGGAAGATTTTAGGCGCTGATTTTCTTTGCTTTACATATTCACTTATCCCGACATCAGGGTGGTATTTAACAATGAGAAAATCATAATTACTCCCATTATAAGATGCACCGCTGACAATTATATTGTCGGAATTGTTAACGGCAATACCGAGCCCCTGGTCATCATTCCCGGTATCAACTCTTCCTTCCCATTTCAAATATCCTGAATCTGTATAACGGAGGATCAAGTAATCATATAAATTTCCTTCTGAAAATCCTGTGACAAAGATATCATTATTGGAGTTTATAGCAATACCAAGTGCCTCATCATCACCACCATAATCAAATATCCTTGACCAGATTGTATCACCGTTTGGATTACATTTAACGGTCAGGATATCATAGGCAGGATAAGCCCCTGTAGCGCCCGTTAGGCAGATGTTATCTCCAGAATCTATTGCAATATCCGTGCATATGTCATCCACATTAAAGTTATAAACTTTTGTCCAGGTGGATAAACAATTCCGCACACCGTAACAGACTGATCGCTACTAACATCTGCCCGATATCCTATTTCATCAAAACCATTATCATAAATTCTATCCCACACCAGATCGCCATTTGACGAATATTTTAATAAAAAAAGATCATAGGTATTTCCATTGAAACTTAAACCACTTACATAGATGTTGTTCGTTGAATCTGTAGTTACTCCTGGGGCCATATCAAAGAAAACACCTTGATATCGTCTCGACCATATTGTATCACCAGATGGAGAATACTTAATAATTAAGGCCTGAGCAAAATAACTTGTAGTATCAAAAGTATAGCCCATTACGATGATATTATTCTCCCGGTCAACTGCAACATCAATTAACCAGTCATCACCACCTGCATCATATTCTTTTGTCCAGAGTAAATTTCCATTCGGAGTATATTTTACTATTAGACAATTGCCTGGTACTGTCCCACTCATTGCATCAAAAGTTACCCCTGCAACGATGATATTTCCATTATTATCAGTCGTAACACTATAACCTGCTTCATCAAGTCCATTATCATATCTCCTTGTCCAGAGTGTGTCCTGGCAAAGGCCCCAGCCGATTACAAAAAGATTAAAAATTTCTTCATCATTCCTCCTAACAGTCTCTAAATTGTATAATAATTATAAAAAAATTCAAGTTGGAAAATGATCCTTTCTTGCGAGGACAAAGGATTTGTTCAAAAATCAACTTTTTCAGGTAGGCGGAAAATGTTGACAATAAATATTGACCTTTTAAATATTTTGATTATTATCTTCTATGGAAATAACTTTTATCGGTGCGACAAGGACGGTAACGGGTTCCATGCACTTGTTTGAATACAAAAAGCAGAAATTTCTTATCGAATGTGGCCTTTATCAGGGGCACCGGGCTGAAGCCGAACGGATAAACCGAACATTTCCATTTAAACCCAAAGAAATAAAAAGTGTGATCCTCTCCCATGCCCA is a genomic window containing:
- a CDS encoding DUF5050 domain-containing protein, whose protein sequence is MKRYHKLLTGILLILLMHCTSKGNIKDAADAIKKGKYIEAIKTLNKALLTDSLNPEIHYNLALAYIQCDSLQRSYEHFLKLLELNTPLKDSMELKLLLTKSLKMEPFSSSPIPMGRMNQFKGCFGPDNEMLAVAAAKKDIADIYLIKLDGTIVKKLTFRGMNTDPAFSPLGDKIAYVSNIDGDEEIYLYDINKDSTLKITDNDYTDFAPAFSPDGRELVYVSNRDGNWEIYKVNLLQRLAFRLTKNKFWDGFPSFTPDGKFIVFSSKRNGSEDIYIMKPDGSGERLLYYTKYDETDPHLAGNYLFFRSNMDGEFEIYMFDVKKEMLVRLTYNQVPDWNPRVSSDGKRIVLSRKVKDLWNLYFINLEAPISAEVIASKIRNVLGLEEQISSP
- the lgt gene encoding prolipoprotein diacylglyceryl transferase; protein product: MRPLLIKVDGLGIPSYGTMLVISFLVALFLVKREAKKHNIPPVLIENLAFWLMVGVIIGGRILYVVFHPTEFQDVTSIFAIWNGGMMFFGGFIGAFIAGFLYIKKQNLPVLLLSDMVSPSIALGEFFTRIGCFLNGCCFGLPTHLPWGVHFPRGSFAYRAGFDCPIHPTQLYSSLFGLFLFFFLQRLLRRPHLRGEVFAYFLIFYGGFRFGIDFIRYYENLGNFLINQVISVIGVVVGIILLLRAKRSVPQDPEHS
- a CDS encoding elongation factor G produces the protein MGQKGLKNIGFFGHAGCGKTTLADGIAFICGANTRLGKVSDGTSMFDVDPDEQKRGCSLSLGLATFDYNGTTLNIIDTPGYADFIGEMLSGLYAVDICVIVVDATTGIAVGTERILHEATKKNLPIVFFVNKLKKENTDFYNILNGLQELSKRKIIPFNLPVGVAEKFVGVANIITEKAYITKEGKTTAEAIPPDLKEIITKYQELFIEVAADSDDNLMNKYLETGSLSIPECIPAVKKAIIENKAAPCFCGEGLELIGLEDFLNMIQEFLPSYEELPEIVVDGNVIKRNENEPFVGYVFKTIVEPHLGELCYIKVLSGKLSMGDAVNNTTQNTEEKISQIYFIKGKEKKETNLLTAGMIAGLVKLKNTHTGDTLAKTNIKLPPIEFPAPSISMAIVPKAKGDEEKISNGLAKLRAEDPTFSFAYDHEIKQLIISGIGELHLDVILARLQRKYGVNVELTKTKIKYRETFTRKTEAQGKYKKQTGGHGQYGDCWLRVEPLPRGSGVQFAEEIFGGAIPARYIPSVEKGVREALEKGYLAGYPITDVKVTVYDGSYHPVDSSDIAFQIAAAMAIRANAEKGNVVLLEPIMEVEVYVPEEFMGDVIGDINSRRGKIMGMEAIGKIQVVKAMVPEAEMYKYSTSLRSMTQGRGYFTMKFHHYEEVPKEISQKIIEEAKKENK
- a CDS encoding T9SS type A sorting domain-containing protein — encoded protein: MDDICTDIAIDSGDNICLTGATGAYPAYDILTVKCNPNGDTIWSRIFDYGGDDEALGIAINSNNDIFVTGFSEGNLYDYLILRYTDSGYLKWEGRVDTGNDDQGLGIAVNNSDNIIVSGASYNGSNYDFLIVKYHPDVGISEYVKQRKSAPKIFPNPTSDKIYLQTSKSKGTVEIKIYDVCGRCVKAKNLKKK